From the genome of Vigna angularis cultivar LongXiaoDou No.4 chromosome 11, ASM1680809v1, whole genome shotgun sequence, one region includes:
- the LOC108334294 gene encoding uncharacterized protein LOC108334294 isoform X2 translates to MAIGNDDTRGNSSADGNKSDSNSEKCHHANRDWREFRAKLYRDELKEISDTDTHNQSGTLPDSNPLGTLWAHPIPVPETGCVLVATEKLDGVRTFERTVILLLRSGTRHHQGGPFGIIINRPLHKKIKHMKPTNHDLLTTFSDCSLHFGGPLEASMVLLKTDEKMKLPGFEEVIPGLCFGSRNSLDDAAGLVKKGILKPQDFRFFVGYAGWQLDQLRDEIDSDYWYVAACSSSLLCGALSDSSESLWEEILLLMGGHYSELSRKPKQDM, encoded by the exons ATGGCTATAG GCAATGATGATACTAGAGGAAACAGTTCTGCTGATGGTAACAAATCAGATAGCAACTCTGAGAAATGTCATCATGCTAATCGGGATTGGCGTGAGTTCAGAGCAAAGCTATATAGAGATGAGCTG AAAGAAATATCAGATACTGACACTCATAATCAAAGTGGAACTTTGCCCGATTCCAATCCTCTTGGAACACTGTGGGCTCATCCTATTCCTGTGCCTGAGACTGGCTGCGTGCTTGTGGCTACGGAAAAGCTTGATGGTGTTCGCACCTTTGAAAGAACTGTTATTCTCCTTCTCAGATCCGGAACTAGACATCATCAAGGAGGGCCTTTTGGAATTATCATTAACCGTCCTCTGcacaaaaaaatcaaacacatgAAACCTACAAATCATGATCTATTAACTACCTTCTCTGATTGTTCTCTGCATTTCGGTGGACCCCTTGAGGCAAGCATGGTTTTATTGAAAACAGATGAGAAGATGAAGCTTCCAGGATTTGAAGAGGTAATTCCTGGGCTATGTTTTGGATCTCGAAACAGTTTGGATGATGCTGCAGGGCTTGTGAAGAAGGGAATTCTCAAGCCTCAGGACTTCAGATTCTTTGTTGGTTATGCTGGATGGCAACTAGATCAGCTGCGAGATGAAATTGATTCAGACTATTGGTATGTAGCTGCCTGTAGCTCAAGTTTGCTTTGTGGGGCATTATCAGATTCTTCAGAGAGTTTGTGGGAGGAGATTTTGCTGCTAATGGGTGGGCATTATTCAGAATTGAGCCGGAAACCAAAGCAAGACATGTAG
- the LOC108333455 gene encoding uncharacterized protein LOC108333455 — MSTIVRTSIGSVCVCGGININIAKPLSRQCRFFPTSVSPLLSCFQKKCDLNLPRPVQDGADSKISCSLLNVQDGIDDEACELVSGVELSIGEGDDNIRAYLFKAVKNNNGTGLLLLSDVFGFEDSFTRDFAYRVACNGYNILVPDLFRGNPWTKEQADVFEEWIGRQNPERIAEDISRWTKWLFDEFMAAGISKKLGVVGFCFGGGQVLKVLAQDHGSCFGAGISFYGTRMDAIAASDIKAPVLFILGDNDPLCVVSEIQNIQKKIGEDSKVVVFPGRGHGFAHRPGSPEEDVDAEHAYVIMRDWLYDHLVV, encoded by the exons ATGTCAACAATTGTAAGGACAAGCATAGGATCAGTTTGTGTTTGTGGTGgaataaacataaacatagcAAAGCCTCTCAGCCGTCAGTGCCGTTTCTTCCCAACTTCCGTTTCTCCTCTCCTCT CATGTTTTCAGAAAAAGTGCGATTTGAATCTTCCAAGACCAGTTCAAGATGGTGCAGACTCAAAAATATCATGTAGCTTACTGAATGTGCAAGATGGGATAGATGATGAAGCATGTGAACTAGTGAGTGGAGTGGAGCTTTCAATTGGGGAGGGTGATGATAATATCCGTGCTTATCTGTTCAAGGCAGTGAAAAATAACAATGGAACGGGCCTATTGCTTCTTTCTGATGTTTTCGGTTTTGAGGATTCTTTCACTAGAGATTTTGCATATCGGGTAGCTTGCAATGGTTACAA CATTCTAGTTCCAGACTTATTTCGTGGAAATCCTTGGACAAAGGAGCAGGCAGATGTGTTTGAAGAGTGGATTGGTAGACAAAACCCAGAGAGGATAGCAGAAGATATTAGCAGATGGACAAAATGGCTGTTTGATGAATTTATGGCTGCAGGGATTTCCAAGAAACTTGGCGTTGTTGGGTTCTGCTTTGGAGGTGGCCAAGTGTTGAAGGTGCTGGCCCAAGATCATGGTTCTTGTTTTGGTGCTGGAATCTCCTTTTATGGAACAAGGATGGATGCCATTGCTGCTTCTGATATAAAAGCTCctgtgttatttattttaggaGATAATGACCCTCTTTGCGTGGTAAGTGAAATCCAGAATATTCAGAAGAAAATTGGAGAGGACTCCAAAGTAGTGGTGTTTCCCGGTAGAGGTCACGGATTTGCTCACCGGCCTGGATCTCCTGAAGAGGATGTGGATGCTGAGCATGCTTATGTGATTATGAGAGACTGGCTATATGATCATTTGgttgtataa
- the LOC108334294 gene encoding uncharacterized protein LOC108334294 isoform X1, with the protein MDLCAVHAKNLFHTNSFCLRPISFNLGRRGVPFGVVDGRVFEITVLRPKLYRRGLRPFVVSATGKKNNDNSSSSSGNDDTRGNSSADGNKSDSNSEKCHHANRDWREFRAKLYRDELKEISDTDTHNQSGTLPDSNPLGTLWAHPIPVPETGCVLVATEKLDGVRTFERTVILLLRSGTRHHQGGPFGIIINRPLHKKIKHMKPTNHDLLTTFSDCSLHFGGPLEASMVLLKTDEKMKLPGFEEVIPGLCFGSRNSLDDAAGLVKKGILKPQDFRFFVGYAGWQLDQLRDEIDSDYWYVAACSSSLLCGALSDSSESLWEEILLLMGGHYSELSRKPKQDM; encoded by the exons ATGGATCTGTGCGCTGTTCATGCGAAGAACCTTTTCCACACAAATTCGTTTTGCCTGAGaccaatttccttcaatttgGGAAGGAGAGGAGTTCCTTTCGGAGTTGTTGATGGACGAGTGTTCGAGATCACTGTTCTGAGGCCAAAGTTGTACCGTAGAGGGCTTCGCCCATTTGTTGTCAGCGCCACGGGCAAGAAGAATAATGACaactcctcctcttcttctg GCAATGATGATACTAGAGGAAACAGTTCTGCTGATGGTAACAAATCAGATAGCAACTCTGAGAAATGTCATCATGCTAATCGGGATTGGCGTGAGTTCAGAGCAAAGCTATATAGAGATGAGCTG AAAGAAATATCAGATACTGACACTCATAATCAAAGTGGAACTTTGCCCGATTCCAATCCTCTTGGAACACTGTGGGCTCATCCTATTCCTGTGCCTGAGACTGGCTGCGTGCTTGTGGCTACGGAAAAGCTTGATGGTGTTCGCACCTTTGAAAGAACTGTTATTCTCCTTCTCAGATCCGGAACTAGACATCATCAAGGAGGGCCTTTTGGAATTATCATTAACCGTCCTCTGcacaaaaaaatcaaacacatgAAACCTACAAATCATGATCTATTAACTACCTTCTCTGATTGTTCTCTGCATTTCGGTGGACCCCTTGAGGCAAGCATGGTTTTATTGAAAACAGATGAGAAGATGAAGCTTCCAGGATTTGAAGAGGTAATTCCTGGGCTATGTTTTGGATCTCGAAACAGTTTGGATGATGCTGCAGGGCTTGTGAAGAAGGGAATTCTCAAGCCTCAGGACTTCAGATTCTTTGTTGGTTATGCTGGATGGCAACTAGATCAGCTGCGAGATGAAATTGATTCAGACTATTGGTATGTAGCTGCCTGTAGCTCAAGTTTGCTTTGTGGGGCATTATCAGATTCTTCAGAGAGTTTGTGGGAGGAGATTTTGCTGCTAATGGGTGGGCATTATTCAGAATTGAGCCGGAAACCAAAGCAAGACATGTAG
- the LOC108334329 gene encoding uncharacterized protein LOC108334329, which yields MADTQIIPPQHDLDAKWDACLDLTVRRFVYSSSAGAFAGLLFFRSPVTRWASIAFGAGVGIGSAYAECSRLFDGPPTKLPLPKVSKTVAQGSE from the exons ATGGCTGACACGCAAATCATTCCCCCGCAGCATGACCTCGATGCCAAATGGGACGCCTGCCTTGATCTCACCGTCCGCCGCTTCGTCTACTCCTCATCTGCCGGTGCTTTTGCCGGTCTCTTATTTTTCA GGAGTCCTGTAACTCGATGGGCATCTATTGCTTTTGGTGCTGGAGTTGGAATTGGATCTGCATATGCAGAATGTTCTCGTCTATTTGATGGACCTCCAACAAAATTACCCCTACCTAAGGTCTCCAAAACTGTTGCTCAG GGCTCCGAGTAG
- the LOC108333200 gene encoding uncharacterized protein LOC108333200, whose product MEPVTGKPALLLTQLLIIGLLIVIVRFAYVITLAGESCTLGDFCFFSSEVRSASVGEAAPERYASKDWINSVRFYSSVFQDLIAGGFLSRAAKSLCLETPTGRDVLALREIGVTDATGISKRALPSLVKAGDARQIPFANGTFDFVFAGDGALERSPRPAEFVTEIARTLKPEGFAVFHVKANDTYSFNSFVDLFNFCCNVVKIKDVIGFDSSMSCVRELVVKKERYVIGSDSNSNSNGKCSVPEYKKTLVRNAEALIEEEPLKPWITLKRNVKNIRYLSSMVNISFKDRYVYVDVGARSYGSSIGSWFRKQYPKQNKTFHVYAIEADKTFHQEYGLKKGVTLLPYAAWVRNESLAFEINHGPREKVQGKGRGMGRIQPLESSSDFHGGEVERIAGFDFAEWLKNSFSKNDFVVMKMDVEGTEFDLIPRLFETGAICLVDEIFLECHYNRWQRCCPGQRSPKYQKTYDQCLQLFTSLRQSGVLVHQWF is encoded by the coding sequence ATGGAGCCTGTCACGGGAAAGCCGGCTTTACTCTTGACACAGTTACTCATCATCGGCCTTCTCATCGTCATCGTAAGGTTTGCTTACGTCATCACCCTCGCCGGAGAGTCCTGCACCCTCGGCGACTTCTGCTTCTTCTCCTCGGAGGTTCGCTCCGCCTCCGTCGGCGAGGCGGCACCCGAGCGCTACGCCAGCAAGGATTGGATCAACAGCGTTCGGTTTTACTCGTCTGTGTTCCAGGACCTCATCGCTGGTGGCTTCCTCTCACGGGCAGCGAAGTCGCTATGCCTGGAGACGCCGACCGGGCGCGACGTCCTTGCGCTGCGCGAGATCGGCGTGACAGACGCCACCGGTATTTCGAAGAGAGCATTGCCGTCGCTGGTAAAGGCCGGTGATGCTCGCCAGATTCCGTTCGCGAACGGCACGTTCGACTTCGTGTTCGCTGGTGACGGTGCGCTAGAGAGATCGCCGCGGCCGGCGGAGTTCGTGACGGAAATTGCTCGGACGCTCAAACCCGAAGGGTTTGCCGTGTTCCATGTAAAGGCCAATGATACTTATAGTTTTAATTCATTCGTTGATTTGTTCAATTTTTGTTGCAATGTGGTGAAAATAAAGGACGTCATAGGGTTTGATTCATCGATGTCTTGCGTAAGAGAACTCGTTGTGAAGAAAGAACGTTATGTAATTGGTTCCGATTCCAATTCCAACTCCAATGGAAAATGCTCTGTTCCCGAGTACAAGAAAACATTGGTTAGAAACGCTGAGGCTTTAATAGAAGAGGAGCCACTGAAGCCATGGATCACTCTGAAGAGAAACGTGAAGAACATAAGGTACCTTTCTTCAATGGTCAATATAAGCTTTAAGGATAGGTATGTTTACGTTGATGTTGGAGCTAGAAGCTATGGTTCTAGTATTGGGAGTTGGTTTAGGAAACAGTACCCAAAACAGAACAAGACCTTTCATGTGTATGCCATTGAGGCTGACAAAACGTTTCATCAGGAGTATGGTTTGAAAAAAGGGGTTACTCTGTTGCCTTATGCTGCATGGGTTAGGAATGAAAGTTTGGCATTTGAGATTAACCATGGTCCTAGGGAGAAGGTTCAGGGTAAGGGCAGGGGCATGGGGAGGATTCAACCATTGGAGTCTTCAAGTGATTTTCATGGTGGTGAGGTTGAGAGAATTGCTGGGTTTGATTTTGCTGAATGGTTAAAGAACTCGTTTTCGAAGAACGATTTTGTTGTGATGAAGATGGATGTGGAGGGTACGGAGTTTGATTTGATTCCCAGGTTGTTTGAAACTGGGGCCATATGTTTGGTGGATGAGATTTTTCTTGAGTGTCATTACAATAGGTGGCAGAGGTGTTGCCCAGGACAGAGGAGTCCCAAGTATCAGAAAACTTATGATCAGTGCTTGCAGCTCTTCACTTCTCTTAGACAGAGTGGAGTTCTTGTTCATCAATGGTTTTAA